In one Pseudodesulfovibrio tunisiensis genomic region, the following are encoded:
- a CDS encoding glucose-6-phosphate isomerase, producing the protein MSDVLDWSGAALEKLNTAPYEAAVGRMAEHLRQEVGAGRLPFLSMPYMNALKAQLQELSPLLKTFDHMLLLGIGGSALGARALQKAFFPQQDQPGHSGPCLWIADNVDAYALEANLAKLPPENTVVVTVSKSGGTIETVGQYFIAKEWMQEKLGDAWQEHMILVTDEKQGYLREEADRFGIPALPVPDNLGGRYSVLSAVGLIPAQFLGMDVCALFDGARDIAARLAAPDLDAGTLEAHPSFQLAVWGASLMDAGFDEMIFFSYIPLWACFGDWFAQLWAESLGKEGKGSQPIPAIGVTDQHSVNQMFLDGRRNKACLFLTCPNLPAGPKFPADLPEKFGYVAGKDFGELIQAEGLGTRMALSASGVPLVEIRLERDEPRQAGKLIALLGAATILTGWLMGINPLDQPAVELGKRLAKARLGADGLKEEKADLQAFLTADRDIREL; encoded by the coding sequence ATGTCTGACGTTCTGGATTGGAGCGGAGCCGCGCTGGAAAAGCTGAACACGGCCCCGTACGAAGCGGCCGTAGGCCGCATGGCCGAACACCTGCGCCAGGAAGTCGGCGCCGGAAGGCTTCCCTTCCTCTCCATGCCCTACATGAACGCGCTCAAGGCGCAGCTTCAGGAGCTGAGCCCGCTGCTCAAGACCTTCGACCACATGCTGCTGCTCGGCATCGGCGGGTCGGCTCTGGGTGCACGGGCCCTGCAAAAGGCGTTTTTTCCGCAGCAGGACCAGCCCGGACACAGCGGTCCGTGTCTCTGGATCGCGGACAACGTGGACGCCTACGCTCTTGAAGCGAATCTGGCCAAACTGCCCCCGGAAAACACCGTGGTGGTCACGGTTTCCAAATCCGGCGGAACCATCGAGACCGTGGGCCAATACTTCATCGCCAAGGAATGGATGCAGGAAAAGCTTGGCGACGCATGGCAGGAACACATGATTCTGGTCACGGACGAAAAACAGGGCTATCTGCGCGAGGAAGCCGACAGATTCGGCATTCCGGCCCTGCCCGTGCCCGACAATCTCGGAGGCCGCTATTCCGTGCTCTCGGCCGTGGGCCTGATTCCGGCCCAGTTTCTGGGCATGGACGTGTGTGCCCTGTTCGACGGCGCAAGGGACATCGCCGCCAGGCTTGCCGCGCCCGATCTGGACGCCGGAACGCTGGAGGCACATCCCTCGTTCCAGCTCGCGGTCTGGGGCGCATCCCTGATGGACGCGGGTTTCGACGAAATGATCTTTTTCTCCTACATTCCGCTCTGGGCCTGCTTCGGGGACTGGTTTGCCCAGCTCTGGGCCGAGTCTCTGGGCAAGGAAGGCAAGGGCAGCCAGCCCATCCCGGCCATCGGGGTCACGGACCAGCATTCCGTGAACCAGATGTTTCTGGATGGCAGGCGCAACAAGGCCTGCCTGTTCCTGACCTGCCCGAATCTGCCCGCAGGGCCGAAATTCCCGGCTGACCTGCCGGAAAAATTCGGGTATGTGGCGGGCAAGGACTTCGGAGAACTCATCCAGGCGGAGGGTCTGGGAACGCGCATGGCCCTGAGTGCCAGCGGGGTTCCCCTTGTGGAAATCCGCCTTGAGCGCGACGAACCGAGGCAGGCGGGCAAGCTCATTGCCCTGCTCGGCGCAGCCACGATTCTCACGGGCTGGCTCATGGGCATCAATCCGCTGGACCAGCCTGCCGTGGAACTGGGCAAGCGTCTGGCAAAGGCGCGGCTCGGCGCGGACGGGCTCAAGGAGGAAAAGGCCGATCTTCAGGCCTTCCTCACTGCGGACAGGGACATACGGGAGTTGTAA
- the aroE gene encoding shikimate dehydrogenase, protein MTRQYGIIGWPLGHTMSPALHNWGFQGLGLDCEYQVWPTKPEQLDDFMYQVRETPIHGLSVTIPHKQAVMEHLDFLTYRAKAVGAVNTLYWDRDRLCGENTDVAGFIAPLVKLESLPESALVMGSGGAARAAVAGLMELGVSEVAVTNRTRSRAQSIAHDFAVRYVDWDMRAEESPGLIVNCTPLGMQGEFRDQSPWDGNRFPENAVVYDMVYNPLETLLLRQARKAKCIVISGLDMFLNQGLAQFELWTGHRLDEAAAREVLLNKLAR, encoded by the coding sequence ATGACCCGACAGTACGGCATTATCGGCTGGCCGCTCGGCCACACCATGAGCCCGGCCCTGCACAACTGGGGGTTTCAGGGCCTTGGCCTGGACTGCGAATATCAGGTCTGGCCCACGAAGCCGGAGCAACTGGACGATTTCATGTATCAGGTTCGGGAAACCCCGATTCACGGCCTGAGCGTGACCATTCCGCACAAGCAGGCGGTCATGGAGCATCTGGATTTTCTCACCTACCGGGCAAAGGCCGTGGGCGCGGTGAACACCCTGTACTGGGACAGGGACCGCCTGTGCGGCGAAAACACGGACGTGGCCGGATTCATCGCCCCGCTCGTCAAGCTGGAATCCCTGCCCGAGTCCGCTCTGGTCATGGGATCGGGCGGCGCGGCCCGGGCCGCAGTGGCCGGACTCATGGAGCTCGGCGTGTCCGAAGTGGCCGTGACCAACCGCACGCGCTCCCGGGCGCAATCCATTGCCCATGACTTCGCTGTCCGGTATGTGGACTGGGACATGCGCGCCGAGGAATCGCCCGGACTCATCGTCAACTGCACGCCGCTTGGCATGCAGGGGGAATTCCGGGATCAGTCCCCATGGGACGGAAACCGGTTTCCGGAAAACGCCGTGGTGTACGACATGGTCTACAATCCGCTGGAAACCCTGCTGCTCAGGCAGGCGAGGAAGGCGAAGTGCATCGTGATTTCAGGGCTGGACATGTTCCTGAATCAGGGACTGGCCCAGTTCGAACTCTGGACCGGACACAGGCTGGACGAGGCCGCGGCCCGGGAAGTCCTCCTGAACAAGCTCGCCCGCTAA
- a CDS encoding peptidylprolyl isomerase, giving the protein MKCIRVSLFAMTLTLLLFAGTILGPNAAQAGPNPVVVMETSMGRIIVMLYPKQAPITVDNFLRYVNDGFYDSTIFHRVVRSKPGKGGIDIVQGGGFEFPMKKKRTLGPIASEANNSLLNDKGTIAMARRIGDVNSATSQFYFNAADNAALNQGLVKDSFKEKTMHQKPGFTVFGKVIRGMDVVEKIHQVKTGRSGLYQDVPVKPVYLIRAYQPK; this is encoded by the coding sequence ATGAAATGCATTCGCGTTTCCCTTTTTGCCATGACCCTGACCCTGCTGCTTTTCGCGGGCACGATCCTTGGCCCGAACGCGGCACAGGCCGGTCCGAACCCCGTGGTGGTGATGGAAACCTCCATGGGCCGGATCATCGTCATGCTCTACCCCAAACAGGCCCCGATCACGGTGGACAACTTTCTGCGCTACGTGAACGACGGGTTCTATGACAGCACCATCTTTCACCGTGTGGTGCGCTCCAAGCCGGGCAAGGGCGGCATCGACATCGTGCAGGGCGGGGGCTTCGAATTTCCCATGAAGAAGAAGCGCACCCTCGGCCCCATTGCCAGCGAGGCCAACAACTCCCTGCTGAACGACAAGGGCACCATTGCCATGGCCCGCCGCATCGGGGACGTGAATTCCGCCACCAGCCAGTTCTATTTCAATGCCGCGGACAACGCGGCCCTGAATCAGGGGCTGGTCAAGGACAGCTTCAAGGAAAAGACCATGCACCAGAAGCCCGGGTTCACGGTCTTCGGCAAGGTCATCCGGGGCATGGACGTGGTGGAGAAGATTCATCAGGTCAAGACCGGACGCTCGGGCCTGTATCAGGATGTGCCGGTCAAGCCGGTCTATCTCATCCGCGCCTATCAGCCGAAATAG
- a CDS encoding histone deacetylase family protein, giving the protein MLKAETSLGIIFFPAFDWAISPTHPEREERLLYTQDQLREEGIFDIEGIGEYKPDVASVEDVERVHFCFPDVDAVATRSHMISAGGAMKAAELVMSGERRRAFAMTRPPGHHAMKVVHGSRGFCNINIEAVMIESIREKYGHKRIAIVDTDCHHGDGTQDIYWHDPDTLFISLHQDGRTLYPGTGFPQDMGGPTALGRTLNIPLPPNTSDEGFLMAVERVVLPILKDFKPDLVINSAGQDNHFTDPITNMNFSAQGYAAMNEMLAPDIAVLEGGYSIQGALPYVNLGICLAMAGLDYSHVREPNYEPERIRQDQRTTDYINKLCDVLPELYFNPPPFQGGDRDGQGVISGDVFTRRKNIYYDTDGISENQQETLHLCDQCRGVYKVETSSSSNPLSLGVEIPWNACPHCRELGHRLVEEAQLKGGGYRYIQLINRKDREYLRYGF; this is encoded by the coding sequence ATGCTCAAGGCGGAAACCAGCCTCGGCATCATCTTTTTCCCGGCATTCGACTGGGCCATCTCCCCGACACATCCGGAACGCGAGGAACGGCTGCTCTACACGCAGGACCAGTTGCGCGAGGAAGGCATCTTCGACATCGAGGGCATCGGGGAATACAAGCCGGACGTGGCGTCCGTGGAGGACGTGGAGCGCGTGCACTTCTGCTTTCCGGACGTGGACGCCGTGGCCACGCGGTCGCACATGATCTCGGCGGGCGGGGCCATGAAGGCCGCGGAACTCGTGATGAGCGGGGAACGCAGACGCGCCTTTGCCATGACCCGGCCCCCGGGACATCACGCCATGAAGGTGGTGCACGGCTCGCGCGGGTTCTGCAACATCAACATCGAAGCCGTGATGATCGAATCCATCCGCGAAAAGTACGGGCACAAGCGCATTGCCATCGTGGACACGGACTGTCATCACGGGGACGGCACGCAGGACATCTACTGGCACGATCCGGACACCCTGTTCATCTCCCTGCATCAGGACGGGCGCACCCTGTATCCGGGCACGGGATTTCCGCAGGACATGGGCGGCCCCACCGCACTGGGCCGGACCCTGAACATCCCGCTGCCGCCCAACACGTCGGACGAGGGATTCCTCATGGCCGTGGAACGCGTGGTCCTGCCCATCCTCAAGGACTTCAAGCCCGATCTGGTCATCAACTCCGCAGGACAGGACAACCATTTCACGGACCCCATCACCAACATGAACTTCTCGGCGCAGGGCTATGCGGCCATGAACGAGATGCTTGCCCCGGACATTGCCGTGCTCGAAGGCGGATATTCGATTCAGGGCGCGCTGCCCTACGTGAATCTGGGCATCTGTCTGGCCATGGCCGGGCTGGACTATTCCCATGTGCGCGAGCCCAACTACGAGCCGGAGCGGATTCGGCAGGACCAGCGCACCACGGACTACATAAACAAGCTGTGCGACGTGCTGCCCGAACTGTACTTCAATCCCCCGCCGTTCCAGGGCGGCGACCGGGACGGGCAGGGCGTGATATCCGGGGACGTGTTCACCCGGCGCAAGAACATCTACTACGATACGGATGGCATCAGCGAGAACCAGCAGGAAACCCTGCACCTCTGCGACCAGTGCCGGGGCGTGTACAAGGTGGAGACCAGCTCGTCCAGCAATCCCCTGAGCCTTGGCGTGGAAATCCCGTGGAACGCCTGCCCGCACTGCCGGGAGCTGGGGCACCGCCTCGTGGAGGAAGCCCAGCTCAAGGGCGGGGGCTATCGCTACATCCAGCTCATCAACCGCAAGGACAGGGAATACCTGCGCTACGGTTTCTGA
- a CDS encoding hydantoinase/oxoprolinase family protein: MLLGIDVGGTHTDAVAVKVDQDGARVIASCKVPTRHHDLMWSIDTALDAILEQVDRNQVSQLNLSTTLSTNAIVEGKIEDVGVLVSAGPGIDPHNFMPCRDFHVIDGSVDHRGNEIRALSREQLDQALASCRKNGVRVFAVVGKFSTRNPRHENAMRRAACACDDDARCEAADFVTSGHQLGGALNFPRRIATAYFNCAVWRLFNEFADAGEASLREKGLGDVTVNILKADGGTMPLSQSRTLPVQSIFSGPAASVMGIVALTDIFHDSVILDIGGTTTDIAVFADGAPLIERDGIHIGSHPTSVNALKVRSIGLGGDSAVSIIGDEVAVGPNRLGPPVSLGGERLTLTDCLNFQGACEVGDTAASKQAVERFAEAHTMPADALADRAVEYAARKIHDETRALVDEINSKPVYTIHELLEGKRVVPRKLYLMGGPAQALRDPVFHQFKLSTEVPPNYGVANAVGAALTRTTWELELFADTQRHVLFIPSLSYRENVPSGYDLDAAREDAVNQLVMQLDSLGVRLNAEDAKITHASSFNMIDGYERAGRNIRVKCQVRPGVSATLAKEA, from the coding sequence ATGTTACTCGGCATAGACGTCGGCGGCACGCACACGGACGCGGTCGCCGTGAAGGTCGATCAAGACGGGGCGCGCGTGATCGCGTCCTGCAAGGTTCCCACCCGGCACCACGATCTGATGTGGTCCATCGACACGGCTCTGGATGCCATTCTGGAGCAGGTGGACCGCAACCAGGTCTCGCAGCTCAACCTTTCCACCACGCTTTCCACCAATGCCATCGTGGAAGGAAAGATCGAGGACGTGGGCGTGCTGGTCAGCGCCGGGCCCGGCATTGATCCGCACAACTTCATGCCCTGCCGCGATTTTCACGTCATCGACGGGTCCGTGGACCACCGGGGCAACGAGATCAGGGCGTTGTCGCGCGAGCAGCTCGATCAGGCTCTGGCTTCCTGCCGGAAGAACGGAGTGCGCGTATTCGCGGTGGTGGGCAAGTTTTCCACGCGCAATCCGCGCCATGAGAACGCCATGCGTCGGGCCGCGTGCGCCTGCGACGATGACGCCCGGTGCGAGGCCGCGGATTTCGTCACGTCCGGTCATCAGCTCGGCGGAGCCCTGAATTTTCCGCGCCGCATTGCCACGGCCTATTTCAACTGCGCAGTGTGGCGGCTGTTCAACGAGTTTGCGGACGCGGGCGAAGCCTCCCTCAGGGAAAAGGGACTGGGCGACGTCACCGTGAACATCCTCAAGGCGGACGGCGGCACCATGCCCCTGAGCCAGTCGCGCACCCTGCCGGTGCAATCCATCTTTTCCGGCCCGGCAGCCAGCGTCATGGGCATTGTCGCCCTGACCGACATCTTTCACGACTCCGTGATTCTGGACATCGGCGGCACCACCACGGACATTGCGGTGTTTGCGGACGGCGCGCCCCTGATCGAACGGGACGGCATCCACATCGGCTCGCACCCCACATCCGTGAACGCGCTCAAGGTCCGGTCCATCGGCCTTGGCGGGGATTCCGCGGTCTCGATCATTGGCGACGAGGTCGCTGTGGGCCCGAACCGGCTCGGCCCGCCCGTGTCTCTTGGCGGCGAACGGCTCACCCTCACGGACTGCCTCAATTTTCAGGGGGCGTGCGAGGTGGGCGACACTGCCGCCTCGAAGCAGGCCGTGGAACGGTTTGCCGAGGCGCATACCATGCCTGCGGACGCGCTTGCGGACCGGGCCGTGGAATACGCTGCACGCAAAATTCATGACGAGACCCGCGCCCTTGTGGACGAGATCAACTCCAAGCCCGTGTACACCATTCACGAGCTGCTCGAAGGCAAGCGCGTGGTGCCGCGCAAGCTGTATCTCATGGGCGGTCCGGCCCAGGCACTGCGCGATCCGGTCTTCCACCAGTTCAAACTGTCCACCGAGGTTCCCCCGAACTACGGGGTGGCCAATGCCGTGGGCGCGGCCCTGACCCGCACCACGTGGGAACTGGAACTCTTTGCCGACACCCAGCGGCACGTGCTGTTCATCCCCTCGCTCTCCTACAGGGAAAACGTGCCGTCCGGCTATGATCTGGACGCGGCGCGCGAGGACGCGGTGAACCAGCTCGTGATGCAGCTCGACTCGCTGGGCGTGCGACTCAATGCGGAGGACGCGAAGATCACCCATGCGTCCAGCTTCAACATGATCGACGGATACGAGCGCGCGGGCAGGAACATCCGCGTGAAATGCCAGGTGCGGCCCGGAGTCTCGGCCACGCTGGCAAAGGAGGCGTAA
- a CDS encoding SLC13 family permease, with product MLDQFIVFGTLALALVLFVYGRPRYDVVAMIALMVVAVAGLIPASEVFGGFADPAVITVAMVLVVSRGLEKAGLVDMLATWIERFGSNMYVQLGALVGVVTVASAFMNNVGALALTMPVAIRLAVRADRSPSYYLIPIAFASLLGGQITIIGTPPNLIIAGFRDNELGAPFRMFDFAPVGFCVAVVAGAFITFLGWRLLPVRKGQGSREQLFDMDAYLTELVVPEGSPHAGRPLVDVQAFHETDAVYVSLLRGNDHPHMPAPNEQLREGDVLVIEADSETLDEFLQKTGFLLGGSKDHCSRILAENRQACSDVQIGRELSVAEMEFQEAVVRTDSPLIGSTVRELRVRTRFGVNVLAVSRRGERVRSRLKATRFKAGDILLVQGGADVLAEAFRRLACMPIASRELAFGSPRPVLLAAGIFGVSILLTAFNVLHVSISVTLAVLGMLFTGVLTMRDVYRSVEWPVIVLLGAMLPLGTALESTGGADTLAGALLSFSGSLPPAAILTVLCVGTMLLSNLINNAAAAVLMAPIAIGVAKGLGASPDTFLMLTAVACSSPFLTPIGHQSCTLVMGPGGYQFSDYWRVGLPVSVIVTAVAVPAVMFFWPL from the coding sequence ATGCTCGACCAGTTCATCGTGTTCGGAACCCTTGCCCTTGCCCTCGTGCTCTTCGTGTACGGACGGCCCAGATACGATGTGGTTGCCATGATCGCGCTCATGGTCGTGGCTGTTGCCGGGCTGATACCCGCGTCCGAGGTGTTCGGCGGATTCGCGGACCCGGCCGTGATTACCGTGGCCATGGTGCTCGTGGTCTCGCGTGGTCTGGAAAAGGCCGGGCTGGTGGACATGCTGGCCACATGGATCGAACGGTTCGGCTCGAACATGTACGTGCAGCTTGGCGCGCTGGTCGGGGTGGTGACCGTGGCCTCGGCCTTCATGAACAACGTGGGCGCACTGGCCCTGACCATGCCCGTGGCCATCCGGCTGGCCGTGCGCGCGGACCGATCCCCGTCCTATTACCTCATACCCATTGCCTTTGCCTCCCTGCTCGGCGGCCAGATCACCATCATCGGCACTCCGCCCAACCTGATCATCGCGGGGTTTCGGGACAACGAGCTGGGCGCGCCCTTCCGGATGTTCGACTTCGCGCCCGTGGGATTCTGCGTGGCCGTGGTTGCGGGCGCGTTCATCACCTTTCTGGGCTGGCGGCTCCTGCCCGTGCGCAAGGGACAGGGCTCGCGCGAACAGCTCTTCGACATGGATGCCTACCTCACGGAACTGGTGGTGCCCGAAGGTTCGCCCCATGCAGGCCGTCCCCTTGTCGACGTGCAGGCGTTCCACGAGACCGACGCGGTGTACGTCAGTCTGCTGCGCGGAAATGATCATCCGCACATGCCCGCGCCCAATGAACAGCTTCGGGAAGGCGACGTGCTGGTCATCGAGGCGGACAGCGAGACTCTGGACGAATTTCTGCAGAAGACCGGATTTCTTCTGGGCGGTTCCAAGGATCATTGTTCCAGAATTCTGGCGGAAAACCGGCAGGCGTGCTCGGACGTGCAGATAGGCCGGGAACTTTCGGTCGCGGAAATGGAATTTCAGGAGGCCGTGGTGCGCACGGACTCTCCGCTCATCGGCAGCACGGTTCGCGAACTTCGGGTGCGGACCCGGTTCGGGGTGAACGTGCTGGCCGTGTCCCGCCGGGGCGAACGCGTGCGTTCCCGGCTCAAGGCCACCCGGTTCAAGGCGGGAGACATCCTGCTGGTGCAGGGCGGGGCCGACGTGCTGGCCGAGGCGTTCCGGCGGCTGGCATGCATGCCCATTGCCAGCCGGGAACTGGCGTTCGGTTCGCCCCGGCCCGTACTGCTTGCGGCTGGCATCTTCGGCGTGTCCATCCTGCTGACCGCGTTCAATGTCCTGCACGTGTCCATATCCGTGACTCTGGCCGTGCTGGGCATGCTCTTCACCGGCGTCCTGACCATGCGCGACGTGTACCGCAGCGTGGAATGGCCGGTCATCGTGCTGCTCGGGGCCATGCTGCCACTGGGCACGGCGCTGGAATCAACAGGCGGAGCCGACACATTGGCCGGGGCGCTCCTGTCGTTTTCCGGCAGTCTGCCGCCCGCCGCGATCCTGACCGTGCTCTGCGTGGGCACCATGCTGCTTTCCAATCTCATCAACAATGCGGCCGCCGCCGTGCTCATGGCGCCCATTGCCATCGGCGTGGCCAAGGGACTGGGCGCGTCCCCGGACACCTTTCTCATGCTCACGGCCGTGGCCTGCTCCTCCCCGTTTCTCACGCCCATCGGACACCAGTCCTGCACGCTGGTCATGGGCCCGGGCGGCTACCAGTTCAGCGACTACTGGCGCGTGGGGTTGCCCGTGTCCGTGATCGTCACGGCCGTGGCCGTGCCAGCGGTCATGTTCTTCTGGCCTCTCTAG
- a CDS encoding metallophosphoesterase family protein has protein sequence MYWIAFGDIHEHITPLESIPDLEEAEGIIITGDLTNRGDRVAADRVISAIAARNPNILAQLGNMDTTDVTEYLAGKGMNLHLQVRELAPGLGVMGVGMSARTPFGTPSEVDDETLGEWLDRTRSLAEQYDRLILAVHEPPRNTRLDMLPDGTHVGSLSVRVFIERAKPDLVLTGHIHEGTGMDMIGNTPVFNPGMFAGGGYVRVDWDGTELNARLMSI, from the coding sequence ATGTACTGGATAGCATTCGGAGACATTCACGAACATATCACCCCCTTGGAGAGCATTCCCGATCTGGAGGAGGCCGAGGGGATCATTATTACGGGCGACCTGACCAACCGGGGCGACCGCGTTGCTGCGGACAGGGTGATTTCCGCCATTGCGGCGCGCAATCCCAACATTCTGGCCCAGCTCGGAAACATGGACACAACCGACGTGACCGAGTATCTGGCGGGCAAGGGCATGAATCTGCATCTGCAGGTCCGCGAACTCGCGCCCGGGCTGGGCGTCATGGGCGTGGGCATGTCCGCGCGAACCCCGTTCGGCACGCCCAGCGAGGTGGACGACGAAACCCTGGGCGAATGGCTGGATCGAACCCGTTCCCTGGCCGAGCAGTACGACAGGCTGATTCTGGCCGTGCACGAGCCGCCCCGCAACACCAGACTGGACATGCTTCCGGACGGCACGCATGTGGGCAGTCTTTCCGTGCGCGTCTTCATTGAACGGGCAAAACCCGATCTGGTCCTGACCGGGCATATTCACGAGGGAACCGGCATGGACATGATCGGCAACACTCCGGTCTTCAACCCGGGCATGTTTGCGGGCGGCGGATACGTTCGCGTGGACTGGGACGGGACCGAACTGAACGCACGGCTCATGAGCATCTAG
- a CDS encoding 23S rRNA (pseudouridine(1915)-N(3))-methyltransferase RlmH: MSKIGFIWVGKLKEPFSQKGCELYWKKLSRFHKLEENMIRDAPGKLPPEEKSRREGESILSKVGKGDILIILDEHGERFTSRKFAAKLQTWTDAPNQRPVFVIGGPFGLSDEVRKQARFAIRLSDMTFPHELARVMLLEQLYRAATIQKNMPYHHD, translated from the coding sequence ATGTCGAAGATCGGATTCATCTGGGTGGGCAAGCTCAAGGAACCCTTTTCCCAAAAAGGGTGCGAGCTGTACTGGAAAAAGCTGTCGCGCTTCCACAAGCTGGAAGAGAACATGATCAGGGACGCGCCCGGCAAGCTGCCGCCCGAGGAAAAGAGCAGACGCGAAGGTGAATCCATCCTGTCCAAGGTGGGCAAGGGCGACATCCTGATCATTCTGGACGAACACGGTGAACGGTTCACGTCCCGCAAGTTCGCGGCCAAGCTCCAGACATGGACCGACGCCCCCAATCAGCGACCGGTCTTCGTCATCGGCGGTCCCTTCGGCCTGTCCGACGAGGTCAGGAAGCAGGCCCGCTTCGCCATCCGCCTGAGCGACATGACCTTCCCCCACGAGCTCGCCCGAGTCATGCTTCTTGAGCAGCTCTACCGTGCAGCCACCATTCAGAAGAACATGCCGTACCACCACGACTAG
- a CDS encoding GGDEF domain-containing response regulator: MSRARRTLSVLVVQQEDYERKRLAELLSGAAAEVRTARDGREGLNRYHAAEPDILVTDILLPRLDGLDLIRAVRRDRADAQIIATFGPYNPKTLLQAVECDVQAFLRLPVNPGRLLAAVRRCARNIAMHRRLAQADYSLRHMLDLFPGPALLARGNDVVYANRRICSFFGHADHEAMSRLDLGIEDFLVSLNHEPYSGLPGEWIDAIVNDPLDREHVVQLENPRTPSARPSAFAVTFNPFPDSDLRVFTFQDVSELEEEKARLRDEASTDPLTRALNRRSFLRLLDRHMFSGKPFSLIMFDIDHFKSINDTYGHDVGDAVLREISALVRENIRETDTLARWGGEEFMVLAGNSAPDRAAHEAERLRSAVAEFAFTGVPGQITSSFGVARHVLGEDQETLLKRVDQALYQAKENGRNRIVLDEK; encoded by the coding sequence GTGTCCCGCGCACGCAGGACCCTTTCCGTGCTCGTGGTGCAGCAGGAGGACTACGAGCGAAAAAGGCTGGCCGAACTGCTTTCCGGCGCCGCCGCCGAGGTGCGCACGGCCCGGGACGGTCGCGAGGGCCTGAACCGGTACCATGCGGCCGAACCGGACATTCTGGTCACGGACATTCTTCTTCCGCGTCTCGATGGACTGGACCTGATCCGCGCCGTGCGCCGGGACCGGGCCGACGCCCAGATCATCGCCACATTCGGGCCGTACAACCCCAAGACCCTGCTTCAGGCCGTGGAGTGCGACGTGCAGGCCTTCCTGCGCCTGCCCGTGAACCCGGGCAGACTGCTGGCTGCGGTCCGCCGCTGCGCGCGCAACATCGCCATGCACCGCAGACTGGCGCAGGCCGACTATTCCCTGCGCCACATGCTGGACCTGTTTCCCGGTCCGGCGCTTCTGGCCCGGGGCAACGACGTGGTGTACGCCAACCGGCGGATCTGCTCCTTTTTCGGCCATGCGGACCATGAGGCCATGTCCCGGCTTGATCTGGGGATCGAGGATTTTCTGGTCAGCCTGAACCATGAACCGTATTCCGGTCTGCCCGGGGAATGGATCGACGCCATCGTGAACGATCCGCTGGACCGCGAACACGTGGTGCAACTGGAAAATCCGCGCACGCCCTCGGCACGCCCGTCCGCGTTCGCCGTGACCTTCAACCCGTTTCCGGATTCGGATCTGCGCGTGTTCACGTTTCAGGACGTGAGCGAACTGGAGGAGGAAAAGGCCCGTCTTCGGGACGAGGCGTCCACGGACCCGCTCACCCGCGCCCTGAATCGCCGCAGTTTTCTGCGTCTGCTGGATCGGCACATGTTTTCGGGCAAGCCGTTCTCCCTGATCATGTTCGACATCGATCATTTCAAGTCCATCAACGACACCTATGGCCATGACGTGGGCGACGCAGTGCTGCGCGAGATATCCGCTCTCGTGCGGGAAAACATCCGCGAGACGGACACGCTGGCCCGCTGGGGCGGGGAGGAATTCATGGTGCTTGCCGGAAACTCGGCCCCGGACCGGGCCGCGCACGAGGCCGAACGCCTGCGCAGCGCCGTGGCCGAATTCGCGTTCACGGGCGTGCCCGGACAAATTACGTCCAGCTTCGGCGTGGCCCGCCACGTCTTGGGCGAGGATCAGGAAACCCTGCTCAAGCGTGTGGATCAGGCCCTGTATCAGGCCAAGGAAAACGGACGAAACAGAATCGTTCTGGATGAGAAATAG